TGACTTAATATGTGACTGGAAGCCGTTGTCATCTCGGCACTGTTTCTTGCACACCTGGCAGTAATACCTTAGCTTTTGGAGGCCTCTGGCCTTCAACTGTTTGCTAATATACTTAGCTGTCCCTATTTCTGCCTTTGCCATTGGTTTATGTCTGCATAGCACAGTTTTGAATACTACTCATTCATCGGCATGGTCTGATAAAATAAGTGCTTTTTGGACTTTATAGCTGCCAAAATGACTCCCCACATCAACTTATAACCACCGCACCGCGCGACAACACATATGTATAGAAGGGTTACAAACCAATGGTCTAAGTTTGTCAGACAGTATTTAAATGCTAAGTTCAAACATTTTAAGTCTAATGAAAAACCTATATCCTTTAAAAGTCTCATCTCAAATCCCAGAAGAAATAAGCAGTTAGGTTTGGCTGTCGGTGGCTCTGTCGTGTTCTACTGCGCAAACTTGGATGCTGCTCCAGTTACTGGTAGAACTAGGTTCCTCTGGTTACCACGCTCAGTAGAACTTCTCGTAGGTGGCTATTCATACCAATCCAAACTGCAAGAGACagataaatatttgttaaGTCCAATCCATCCCGTGACTTTACGGGTCTCCAACTTATTCATGAAAGTTGTCGAGGCGGCACGTGCAGACCCTCAAGTGGACCATTCTCTCCTGGATGACATTGATTGGAAAATACATGTTGTGAATGATCCGTTAGCTCCTCCTAATGCGTTTGTTATGCCCGGCGGAAAAGTATTTGTATTCAGTAGCATTCTAGGTATCTGTAAGAATGACGATGGATTAGCTGCAGTTCTGGCTCATGAATTGGCTCACCAACTAGCTCGACATTCAGCAGAACAAATCTCTAAATCTATTATCTATTTAGGTTTAGAAGGTGTGTTATACGCTGTTACAGGTATGAGgatcttcaataatatgCTAGTAAATATGATACTAAAATTGCCAGCTTCGAGGGAAATGGAGACTGAAGCAGACCATATTGGGCTGATGATAATGTCTAGAGCATGTTTTAATCCTGATGAGGCAGTTCGTTTGTGGGAAAGAATGtcagattttgaaaagcaGTACAAGAGCGGCTCAGTGCGTTTAGAGTTTCTATCTACTCATCCACACAGTACTAGGAGAATTAAAGATATCTCCAAAAATTTGCTAAAGGCTCATGAACTGTACTCGCAATCAAATTGTGCTATAATCAATGGACATTATAGTaagtttcaaaatttcttcaatgccAATAGTAGATTTTAACAGGAAACttattttgttaattttACTTTTTCTATTTCTATTCAATTTGTATTCCAGacaattaaaaatatgatatCTATGGTAATTCATTTACAGCGGCTTCCtctttttgaaaccaataCGTACTGAAGAGTCCCCCTGGCTGTCCCTCTTCTTAATATCCTGGGACTCCTTTAAATTAGATGATTTTTCAGTATCCTTCCGAAGGTTGTCAagaaaaaccttttttgaCTGATAGCAAGCATTAATCTTTTTATCCAAATCATCTGGTTTTCTGTCAATATCTCTTTCATCATGTTCGTATAAACCATAAACTTCTTGCTTTGAGACTCTCCTAATATTGTAAAATATTCCACCATATTCCATCAACCAAAATGGATCAACTGCGGTGACCACGTTAATGTATTCTTTACTTGTTACTAAAAGTTCATGATACACGACATATGGCGGTGGATCACCCGAGGCAAACAAAGAACTTGTAGGGTGTAATTTTAATTCCATGGCATTTTTTAGATGATTATATTGGCTCAGTCCTGATTTTCGGGCAGCTTGACTTGTATATCCTGCACAAATACATTTTCTTATGATATCCCAATCTGCTCCTGAGGAAATTATTGGTACTCTCTCCTTTTTCATGACGCTAGCTAGCTgttctttaatatcatATGCTCTTCTCAATGAACGGTATTGTAAATAATGTTTGTTACACCAATCTGCAGAGAAGCGATTGGCTTTCCATTGTGCGAAGACATTCAGTAACGTTAAGTGGTCTGATTCAGGAATCAAAAACCTTGATCTTGCCTGGTCTGACTCATTTTGTCTCTCTCTTGGTCTGTAAAATACTTGTGGTACAGATAACATTGAAACAATTATGAGCATCTCTTCACTACAACCGCACTTTGCAGATAAGAGAAGTATTTTTGATAAGGATGGTTGTAATGGAAACTTAGCCATTTTTGTAGCCAAAGTTGtcaaatttccaaaattaTCAAGTGCCTCCAGTGACCATAGCTCAAATAGTGATTTCATCAAAGTTAGCACTGGAGGTCTGTCCATAAAGGGGAATGCAAGCAGGTCATGAATACCCAAAGACTTCAGTAGCAATAATGAACTGGCCAAATTTGTTCTCTGAATTTCTGGTATAGTTTGTTCGTACATATCTTCAACAGCTGAGTGTTCTGTGTACAGCCGATAAGCGATACCTGGTCCAGTTCGTCCTGCACGTCCTGATCTCTGGTTTGCATTAGCTAGCGAAATGGGTGTGATAGCCAAACTTTCCAAGCCAATTCTGGGATTGTATACCTTCAACTTAGAATACCCACAATCAATTACATATTTAATACCGTCAACTGTCAAAGATGTTTCAGCAATATTCGTAGCTACAACTATCTTCCGCTTGTTTGACTTGGCCTTCTTGAATACCTTACCTTGAATATCCGCTGGCAATGATGAATAAATTGGCAACACTTCGATGTCACGCAATGGATCCACTTCAACAAGTTTGCGTTTAACACGAATTTCGATTAATTTCTCCGTTAAATATTCACATGTGGTCTCAATGTCCTCCTGTCCGGTCataaatatcaaaatatcACCACTGGAAGCTGGAGAGGACAAATGTATATCAATAGCTTGAATTACAGCTGCTTCAACATAGTCGCTTACTGGAGCTCTTGTATAGTTGACTTGTACAGGAAATGTTCTTCCTGGTATAGTAAATTGAGGAGCACAACCGAAGAACTTTGAGAATTTATTTGCATTCATTGTTGCTGATGTAATTATAAGCTTTAAATCCCTCCTTACCAATAGTAAATTTTTAAGAATGCCAAGCAATATATCTGTGTTTAAAGATCGTTCATGTGCTTCATCTAATATTATGCATGAATAGTTATCCAATGTATCGTTCAATAATGCTTCACGCAGTAAAATACCATCAGTCATAAACTTTATTCGAGTATCTGCAGAAGTTTTGTCCTCAAACCTAATAGCATACCCAACTTCTTTACCGAGCTTAACATTCATTTCCAAGGCCACACGCTGTGCGACAGATATAGCGGCAACACGGCGCGGTTGTGTAATGCCTATCATTCTACTTGAATTAGAGAATCCGTCTTCGTAGAGATATTGGCCCAGTTGTGTGGTTTTACCAGAGCCTGTTTCACCAATGATTACGGTAACTTGGTTGTCACGTATTACCTGTAATAACTCAGATTTAACGCTGTAAGCGGGTAACGATTTACGTACCTCTTCAATCTCCGCATAAGACTGACTcacaacttcttcatcagcTTTCTGGTCTTCTTTGGTCTCTTTCTTAATACCTAATACCTTACCAACCACGGTCCCCACAATATTTGCTGTCTGCGCAGAATGAACTTTACGATCACGTTGAAGCTTCCTCGTAGCGACTATTTTGCTCCCCCTTCTGGCGTTGATGGAAAACTCACTATCTGGATTTTTAAAAGGATTTATCAATCCTCCTTTTGAAAGAGGATCGCTATCCAATGAGCCAATTATCACCGTTTCGCCAATGATATTATTGTAACTTCTAAGAAAAGGCGGTATGAGATTCTTGCGCTcattaaaagaaatagcTGTAAGACGAACTTCAGAATCGTATTCCATGTTAACCCTAGACGGCCTCTTCGTGCCTTCGTCCGGGATATTCGCAACCGGAATAACGTGCCCAACCGCTTCCTCATCGTTGTACCAATCTCTATCTTCAGCAATGTTCTCTGCCGTGGTAGATTCTATATCGTGCGTAAAGGGCAACTCATCCTCAGGTAATGCTGTGGATCTTAATTGTTTCATCTGCTCTTCGTCAACAGTAGAATCCAATGTCGGTACCTCAACAAAATCAGATCTTTCTGGGTATTGCACCATATCCCTCCTTTTGGTGTTGTGTTTTGTGTGCTCAGGATACTCCTTCAGCTGAGTTGCagcattttttgttattctCTTAAAGGCGACTTCCTTAATTCCAGATAAAGGTTTGGCAATTGGTGTGACTTCTGGTAAAAAGTCGTGTTCTTCATCGCTCTCATAAAAGCTCAAAGATATCGCCTTTTTCGTTCTAGCCTTGTTAGCAACTGAGGCACCCGACCGATGAATACTatcttccttttccttcGTACCCGCACCTACAACTAGATCAGATGCTACTTCAGATCCATTGATGCGTTGGAGAAGCTCTTTCAAAAAGTCCTCTTTGCCCTTGAACTTCCCTAAGGCGTTGCATGTCTTGACGAACTTTTTCTCATCTCTGCTATGAATTTTGGCTATACTCTTAATCGTTTCTACAAACCTTTCGGTAACCTTTGATTCTGTATTGTCTTGGATCAATTTCTGTAGATCTGATACCATTCTAGTTCATACATAATACGTGACCATTAACTACAGATTatgttgtttgttttattgGATGTTGTTTAAACTTCACGGTATTCCAACATTGAGATGCTCAATATCCAGTTTATAATTTATGACGTTCATATTCATCGACCATataatcacgtgatctaTAATTTCTCAAACCATATTTAAATccatatacatatgtacAATTATGCCAGTATATGATTCCAATCCCAAAGAGCAGTTAAATATCATCGAAACAGCTCCTGTTTCTTGTATTTTTCGCGGTAAGCTACCTCCCTCAtaaatagaaaattttcaaaatcactGATGAAGCTAAAATAGAGTGAAAAACATTAAAACTACTGAAACTATCTTCTACCAAACAAGTCAAAACCTATACATATAAGTAAATTCTCGACTATATGATTAGATTTATAAGAGGGTTTTCTGGGACTTCCTGTTCGCCAGCAGCCAAGGATCTTTCTAAGGCAATAGAAAAGTCCGGTTCTATACATCATTTACATGGTACACCAACAATTTACAACAAGACCTCATCAGCTTCGAACTATAAGGGCTATATGAAGGCTAAAATTCCACCTGGCACATACTTCACACCTGCgccatcatcatcaactgGCTCAAATAATAGTGAAACAATCCCGAAGAGTTTTCTTCCCAAGAACGACATAAGAAGGCAGTTTGTGGATAGATTAAGATCTAAGGATGCTTCTATATCGAAGAATGCTCCACCGTTGCAAGTAAAGGGTGAGAAAAGTTATCATTTGTCACCTCAGGAGATCAGGGAAATTATTAGATTGCGGAATGAAGATCCAGACAAATACACTAGGAAAGTTCTAGCCAAGAAATTTAATGTTAGCCCGTTGTTCATTTCAATAGTATCAGATGCACCTGCAGAAAGGAAGGCCGAAATGGACAAAAGGCTAGCAAGCATAAAGTTGAAGTGGCATCCAGGCAGAAAGGTAGCTAGAGAAGACagaaaaaagagaaaagaacTTTGGTATAGGGCCTAGTCACCTTCAATATACTAACTATATACTATACACATCTACTTACTACATGTAAATAAAGGTCCTCCTCCTCttataaatattataaaattcCACCGACCACTCATAACGATCACCGAATTTTGGCTTAAAAGCGCCGGTTCGGTCCCTTTCTATAACGACTCCTTATCACCTACCTGAAGGCACGGTATTGTGGAAACTTTTATTTAGATTGCTCTTATCTGACATCTCTTCCATCATCTCATACTCATCTCTCATCCTATACCACATGTCCCTAAATCGTTGCTCATCTATTGCATCAAGTATTCGCAATTCAAGTACTACGTCTAATCCAGCAGCCTGCACtattaaataaaagaaCCCATTCAGCTGTCGCTGTATAACTCGTTCGAAATCCTGCATGCATGCAACCACCTGCGTCTTGCAGAACACTAAATCACTAGTGTTCATATCTTCAAATCGTAAAATGTATCTTGGCACCCAGTCGTTTGCGTCAACTGGcattaattcttcaaaaacgGTTTTCCCTAACCATAATTTATGTTGTGACTCTTGATCACTAGTTTTTGTCTCAGGTAAGACGTTATACAACACACAAGTATTAACATCACGCCGATGCGTGACTATATACCTCTCCATACCACGAATACGTTCAAGTTCCGCTCTAGTGCACCACAATGCGAGATacttgtttcttttaaGGTTTCTATATGAACAGCAACCAGTTGTCACGAATGTATTGAAGAATGTACGGCATCGCATGTCTTGAGAACTGCATTTTGTCGTTTTGAAAACGACATATCAGCAAGTTTTATATAACCgctaataataaacctCAAGCTATCCGGGAACACGAAGGAATAAAGAGATTTAAGGAACCTAAAATGGTAGATTATTATAAGCAGAATGAATCAGAATACCAGGATGACATTCCAGAATTTCAGGATGAAGCtgaatttgatgattttcttAACAATGAAGAGTACGAGTTGATGAACGAGCTATTTCCTAGAGCAGTGAAAGAGTTACAAGAATATCAAGGGTGGGATAATCTATCGGTCAAGTTGGTTATCTTTgataatgaatttgattttcATAAAGCCATTATTGAGCTTAAAAGACGCTACAAGAAGAAAGGTATGTGTTAATGATCTAATTTGAACAGAAAACGGAACTAATTTGCCACTCTGTCGCAGCACTTTCCGTCCATATTTACTGCTTCACTAGTTTACATGATTCTTACTTCCTACTAACttggatttgaagaagcGAGAGAGTTTGGAGAGATTCGGTTGATCGTTGTGAAAATTTGCTGTGATTACTAACAACCCTCATTAACCCTCAATTATAGTGTCACTTTTAGAACAGTTAGCAAATTCTAAAGTTGCCGCTAAATCTGCTAGTGGTGTCAAACCAGACTTTTCAGCCACTTCATTGGAAGCCCTTAAGGGTTGCTCACGTATGTCATCTACTAGATATACGAGTGTAACCCTATTGGACGTATTAAAGGGGAAAAATGGTGAAAACAATAAGCCTAATATTAAGCCAAGGGGGGGCTTGGTATCTTTAATGCATGATAAATCTAATTTAAGAGTTGGACCCTCTTCTATACCTGGTCAAgtcaattcatcatcacttGCATCCAAACTATCATTGTTAAGATCCAGGCGTCCTAGAGCATCTAAAGAGCAAAAAGGGCTAAGTATGGCGACTAATAATGCTGCCATCAAGCCTGCTACGGTAGATAGCTGGTCAGCATTCCACGAATTATCAACGCGGATCTCTGCTTTCAAAGGTTCCTCCCTCTCGTatccaattcttcaaattaCCCATCTTATATTATCTGGGAGTGGTAGCAAATCTTTTGGAACACAAAGTGGTAAATTGAAGAGGAAGTCTGCTGATTTATGGACTGTTTATTATCCTAACAAACTAAATCCAGCTGCCAAAAAACAAGCAATTGAGAATTTTAAGAAGCCATCTCATGATGACATTGTCGTTGAGCATCAAAAGCAAGCATTTGAATTGGAGCTTGTCACTGGGAAAGTAGCTGATATGAAGGTTGAACCTCCTGTGAAGATCCCTACTACAACTAGTAAGAGTAACTTCACTGTAGAATACgaagatgacgatgaggatCAACATGGTATTTTgaatgaagaagttgtgaggaaatacaaaaaatcCTCTCAACCTACAAAACCTAAAGCTCCATTAGATTTATCTGCtcatttggaaaataaGAAGCCACATATATCATTTGTCGTCTTAGGTCATGTCGATGCAGGGAAATCTACCCTCATGGGTCGTCTCCTCTATGACGTTGGCGCTGTCGACAATACACTAATTCGGCAGCTAAAAAGAGAGTCGGAGCTGGCTGGGAAGGGTTCCTTCCATCTAGCATGGGTTATGGATCAAACCAGTGAGGAAAGGTCTCGTGGAGTTACTGTTGATATTTGTACTAGTTACTTTGAGACAGAATCCTGTGCTTTTACCGTAGTCGATGCTCCGGGTCACAAAGATTTTGTTCCTAATGCCATTGCTGGCGCCAGTGTTGCTGATGTAGCCATAATCGTCATTGATTGTGGCACTGATGCCTTTGAGTCTGGTTTCAATTTGGATGGTCAAACAAGAGAACATATATTGTTGGCCAGGTCATTGGGGgtgaaaaatattgttgtCGCCATGAATAAAATGGATACTGTAGAATGGTCTGAAGTTAGATTTAAGGAAATTAAATGGGAGTTGCAtcatttcttcaaagacTTAGGTATCAAGGAGAATAATATTTGCTGGGTCCCTTGTTCTGGCCTAATGGGTGAAGGTGTTTATAAAACCGAATATTCGGCCTGTAAGGCGTGGTACAGCGGATCTTCTTTGGTTTCAGAGTTAGAAAAGATATCTATTGACTTGTTTAAATTGGATCAAGAGAGAGTTCCTGTTGatccttttttgttttccatTTTGGATGTGACTCCTACTAATAAGGCTAATGAAGTCATCGTTTCAGGGAAGGTAGAAGCAGGCTCCATCCAGCCTGGAGAAACCATCACAATCTATCCATCTGAACAGGCTGTCTCAGTTGAAAACATCTATGTTGGAAATAAACTAACTCCTGTAAGAGTTGCTATTCAAAATGATTTCGTTAGTTTGAAGGTGCGCAATGCCCACTATGAAGATATTAAAGGAGGTGACTTGGCTTCTATTGTAGGTTTTGACATTCCCATCACAAATACGTTTACTTCCAGATTACTTACCTTAAAACTTGATAGACCACTATTGCCAGGTACAAATTTTATGTTGTTCAGGGGCTGCTCACAATATCCAGCGAGAGTTAAGTCGTTATTACAAACTGTAGACAAGATAAACCCatcaaaagttttaaagaagaaagtgAAACATTTGGGTTCCAATCAAGCCGCACTAGTGTcaattgaaatattggaTAATAGGTTACCAATGTTAACTGCTGGTGAAAACAAACGCCTGGGTAGAATTTTATTGAGGAAGGATGGTAAAACAATTGGCGCAGGAATTATTATGTCGCTTGACAGCTGATATATCTTGACACTATTTATTGCATATGCCATCTAATTTATATAATCaagaaataaaattaataagCCAAAAATAATAGCCATGTATATAACCAACTTAGCCGATTTACCTCCACGGTCTTGTGCCTTTCTTAGTTGACGGTTACCCTGTTGAATGTCCagttcaacatcatcattattgtCAAGCAATGTATTGATATTCTGCGTCTGAATCTGTAAATGAGTGCTCAATTCGTTTTGCAAAGATGCTACTTCCATGACCGCTTTGGACAATTTCTGCACTCTTTCAAGTTCCTGAGATTTTTGATTCAGTAGCTCTTCATGCTCTGTCTCTAAAACTTGTATCTGCTCCTGTGTGAGCTTGGACATGGTTTCTTTGTATTGCTTGATCTCGTCCTGCGTCGTTTCAATTGTCGGCGACTGTGCAACAGTGCCAACAGAGTTCGTCGGAACATACAAATGGGCATTAAAATCTATAGATTCCAGTTCTTTCTGTCGCGAGAGCCTTTCTCGCTGCATTTGGGATAAAAGCGATGAAGTAGACGTCAGCCACATGCCTAGTGATTGTAACACACCTGTCCTATACTGATTATTCGTGCTATGGAAATCCGCGACTTCCTGCGACCGTCCACTCAGCATGCCTACCAAGTCTAAACGTGTGCCCGATATAAATTTTGTATTTACAACCTTTTGTCGTTCCAGTTCATATTTCTCCATATGCTTGAGCTTCTCTAAATATTCTTGCAACTGTAACCTAACCTCAACATCAAAATCATTCTTCTCTTGTTCCGACATATCAACCTCGCCCAGATATTCTACTTGTAAAGACAAAATAACCTTCCTCAATTCTATTATATGCTTTAGAAGATCGCTACATTCCTCTAGAAATGTGTCGCTGACTGTAAATTTGGTTCTCCATtgcttcctcttcttgACCTCCACCTCTGATACTACTAATACATCTCCTTCCCTAGCTTCACCAATCACCTCCACGTATTTCCTAAACAAAGGCGTAAGGTTAGACATCACGAGAACACGCCTAACTTATGAACCAGCTttctataatattttaactAACTGTTCACTGCTCTTATTACTTGGCATTTTAAAGGTATGAAATGAACAATCGAATATAGTATCATTATGTACGTGTTAACATCATAGTTTACGAAACACgaattttggaattcttGTAATTTAACGCGTTCAATGGGCATCTCTCAACACTTATAAAAGGAACATCAGAAGCTCTATAGTTGATGGATTAACGTATTTCATCCAAGGGTAATAGGATAGATTGGTTTTATCTTCGCCATGACGGGGCAAGAAACACATGAGCAAAACAATGTTGAGAGTGGTAACCTGGAGGAGCAACAATACCTGGATCTCTGTGAGCGGATTATTCGAGAAGGTGAACTGAGACCAGATAGAACTGGGACGGGGACATATTCTTTATTTGCACCACCTCAGTTGCGTTTTGATCTGAGGGATGATGTATTCCCGTTGCTGACAACTAAAAGAGTATTTACTAAAGCGATAATTTTGGAGTTGCTGTGGTTCGTTACAGGGTGCACAGATGGGAGGAAGTTGTCTGAGCAAGGTGTGAGAATCTGGGATGGTAATGGTTCGAGGGAGTACCTTGATTCGATTGGCCTTCATGAACGTCGTGTTGGTGACCTTGGGCCTGTATATGGTTTCCAGTGGCGGCACTTTGGGGCCGAGTACAAGACATGCGATGATAATTACAGCGGACAAGGTGTAGATCAACTTATAGAAGTGATTCACAGGCTGAAACACAATCCTTATGATCGCAGGATTATCATGTCTGCATGGAATCCTGTAGATTTTCCAAAGATGGCGTTGCCTCCTTGTCATGTGTTTTCACAATTTTACGTTAGTTTCCCCGGAGGTGAGGGCTCTGTGCCTAGACTATCATGTTTATTATACCAACGATCATGTGACATGGGTTTAGGCGTGCCTTTTAATATTGCATCTTATGCTTTATTAACTAGGATGATCGCTATGGTATGTGATATGGAACCGGGGGAATTCATTCACACAATGGGCGACGCACATGTATACAAAGATCATGTAGACGCACTAAAAGAACAGTTGAGTAGAAATCCGAGGCCCTTTCCCAAACTAAAGATAAAGAGGAAAGTAACAGATATTGATGActttaaatttgaagattttgaaatcaCGGATTATAATCCGCATGGCAAGAttcaaatgaaaatgagTGTTTAGTTAATTATATAAGATTACATATACTTACGAAGAGTACTTAACGATGCCTGTTGCCAGAAAAAATAGGCAGCTATAATTAAACTTTAAAAGGGGTAACTTTCTTAATTCCTTGTCTTTCTGCCTTTGCTCTGGCCCTATGCGTTTTTGGCATGCTGCTGCATTTTGCACCCCCAATCAAATCAAAGACCGATAGATCGTCCTCACTCAGTCGAAAGCTAGATTTTGATGACTCATCGATATAATATGAGTTCTCGTCGCTAATATCACCAACTATGGGCTTTTTTGAAAGcacttttttgtttttttggttAACATATCGTTTGTTCGTTATATCTTTCAGCACCATTGGTTTTCTAATAGGTGACTCGTTGATACGCCGCTCCTTTAAAACAGGAGGAAGTTGTAGAACGATCTTGTTTTTCTCGTTATTTTCTGAAATTATTTGTTCCTCTATGTGTTCTTGTTCGTTTACCTCTGCTTCATTCCTATTTCTATTGTCATCAATGCTATTCTCTTCCTTGTGTaatgattttgaatgatTCAGTTCTTCACAACGTGCAGATCCAACACCTTTTGATTTTCTTAGCCGGCGGTTAGTGGTGACCTGAAGTTCGTGAATGTCTGTCACAGTTGTAGCATCAACTAGTTTATCGGTCGGCCTCCTCATCTTTGCTCTAAGTGATGGCCATTTGTAATCAACTGCCTTACCCCTTGTTCTCCTAGGCCTTGTTGAATCATTGTAGCCATTTTGAGGCATCACTTCGTCCACCACAATCTTCCGTTGATTCAAACGTGGAGGCTTCATGGAATGTTTGATCTTAGATTGTGATGATAACGGTATCTGTACGAAGGGCATCTTTGAGGAAATCAATTCAGAGTGGTCCTGCAAGTTAGTAGCTACTACAAATGTtgtttctttctctttgtTATCTTTGTAAACTTCTAGTTTAGATTTACTTGTATTAGAAACCTCTGCtgattcatcttcttcctctggGATAAAATATTCTATAATCGAATGTGTGAAGTTTGCTGTTTCGTCATGTTGGTTATCATCTCTTAAATCCTTTTCGGCATCCAAAATCTCCTCATctagttcttcttctcgTTCATCCTCCTCCAACTCAGTTGTACGTAATCCTTGTGTTTTTTGCATAGAGGCGGCTTCCTGCGAGTTCATGTGCTCATTATCTATATCGTCATGATTCATTTCCTCA
This region of Eremothecium cymbalariae DBVPG#7215 chromosome 4, complete sequence genomic DNA includes:
- a CDS encoding uncharacterized protein (similar to Ashbya gossypii ADR222W) gives rise to the protein MRCRTFFNTFVTTGCCSYRNLKRNKYLALWCTRAELERIRGMERYIVTHRRDVNTCVLYNVLPETKTSDQESQHKLWLGKTVFEELMPVDANDWVPRYILRFEDMNTSDLVFCKTQVVACMQDFERVIQRQLNGFFYLIVQAAGLDVVLELRILDAIDEQRFRDMWYRMRDEYEMMEEMSDKSNLNKSFHNTVPSGR
- the CDC21 gene encoding thymidylate synthase (similar to Ashbya gossypii ADR219C) translates to MTGQETHEQNNVESGNLEEQQYLDLCERIIREGELRPDRTGTGTYSLFAPPQLRFDLRDDVFPLLTTKRVFTKAIILELLWFVTGCTDGRKLSEQGVRIWDGNGSREYLDSIGLHERRVGDLGPVYGFQWRHFGAEYKTCDDNYSGQGVDQLIEVIHRLKHNPYDRRIIMSAWNPVDFPKMALPPCHVFSQFYVSFPGGEGSVPRLSCLLYQRSCDMGLGVPFNIASYALLTRMIAMVCDMEPGEFIHTMGDAHVYKDHVDALKEQLSRNPRPFPKLKIKRKVTDIDDFKFEDFEITDYNPHGKIQMKMSV
- the PRP16 gene encoding DEAH-box RNA helicase PRP16 (similar to Ashbya gossypii ADR224W) → MVSDLQKLIQDNTESKVTERFVETIKSIAKIHSRDEKKFVKTCNALGKFKGKEDFLKELLQRINGSEVASDLVVGAGTKEKEDSIHRSGASVANKARTKKAISLSFYESDEEHDFLPEVTPIAKPLSGIKEVAFKRITKNAATQLKEYPEHTKHNTKRRDMVQYPERSDFVEVPTLDSTVDEEQMKQLRSTALPEDELPFTHDIESTTAENIAEDRDWYNDEEAVGHVIPVANIPDEGTKRPSRVNMEYDSEVRLTAISFNERKNLIPPFLRSYNNIIGETVIIGSLDSDPLSKGGLINPFKNPDSEFSINARRGSKIVATRKLQRDRKVHSAQTANIVGTVVGKVLGIKKETKEDQKADEEVVSQSYAEIEEVRKSLPAYSVKSELLQVIRDNQVTVIIGETGSGKTTQLGQYLYEDGFSNSSRMIGITQPRRVAAISVAQRVALEMNVKLGKEVGYAIRFEDKTSADTRIKFMTDGILLREALLNDTLDNYSCIILDEAHERSLNTDILLGILKNLLLVRRDLKLIITSATMNANKFSKFFGCAPQFTIPGRTFPVQVNYTRAPVSDYVEAAVIQAIDIHLSSPASSGDILIFMTGQEDIETTCEYLTEKLIEIRVKRKLVEVDPLRDIEVLPIYSSLPADIQGKVFKKAKSNKRKIVVATNIAETSLTVDGIKYVIDCGYSKLKVYNPRIGLESLAITPISLANANQRSGRAGRTGPGIAYRLYTEHSAVEDMYEQTIPEIQRTNLASSLLLLKSLGIHDLLAFPFMDRPPVLTLMKSLFELWSLEALDNFGNLTTLATKMAKFPLQPSLSKILLLSAKCGCSEEMLIIVSMLSVPQVFYRPRERQNESDQARSRFLIPESDHLTLLNVFAQWKANRFSADWCNKHYLQYRSLRRAYDIKEQLASVMKKERVPIISSGADWDIIRKCICAGYTSQAARKSGLSQYNHLKNAMELKLHPTSSLFASGDPPPYVVYHELLVTSKEYINVVTAVDPFWLMEYGGIFYNIRRVSKQEVYGLYEHDERDIDRKPDDLDKKINACYQSKKVFLDNLRKDTEKSSNLKESQDIKKRDSQGDSSVRIGFKKRKPL
- the OMA1 gene encoding metalloendopeptidase (similar to Saccharomyces cerevisiae YKR087C OMA1) produces the protein MYRRVTNQWSKFVRQYLNAKFKHFKSNEKPISFKSLISNPRRNKQLGLAVGGSVVFYCANLDAAPVTGRTRFLWLPRSVELLVGGYSYQSKLQETDKYLLSPIHPVTLRVSNLFMKVVEAARADPQVDHSLLDDIDWKIHVVNDPLAPPNAFVMPGGKVFVFSSILGICKNDDGLAAVLAHELAHQLARHSAEQISKSIIYLGLEGVLYAVTGMRIFNNMLVNMILKLPASREMETEADHIGLMIMSRACFNPDEAVRLWERMSDFEKQYKSGSVRLEFLSTHPHSTRRIKDISKNLLKAHELYSQSNCAIINGHYSKFQNFFNANSRF
- the UFE1 gene encoding Ufe1p (similar to Ashbya gossypii ADR220W), whose translation is MSNLTPLFRKYVEVIGEAREGDVLVVSEVEVKKRKQWRTKFTVSDTFLEECSDLLKHIIELRKVILSLQVEYLGEVDMSEQEKNDFDVEVRLQLQEYLEKLKHMEKYELERQKVVNTKFISGTRLDLVGMLSGRSQEVADFHSTNNQYRTGVLQSLGMWLTSTSSLLSQMQRERLSRQKELESIDFNAHLYVPTNSVGTVAQSPTIETTQDEIKQYKETMSKLTQEQIQVLETEHEELLNQKSQELERVQKLSKAVMEVASLQNELSTHLQIQTQNINTLLDNNDDVELDIQQGNRQLRKAQDRGGKSAKLVIYMAIIFGLLILFLDYIN
- the MRPL20 gene encoding mitochondrial 54S ribosomal protein mL58 (similar to Ashbya gossypii ADR223C), with translation MIRFIRGFSGTSCSPAAKDLSKAIEKSGSIHHLHGTPTIYNKTSSASNYKGYMKAKIPPGTYFTPAPSSSTGSNNSETIPKSFLPKNDIRRQFVDRLRSKDASISKNAPPLQVKGEKSYHLSPQEIREIIRLRNEDPDKYTRKVLAKKFNVSPLFISIVSDAPAERKAEMDKRLASIKLKWHPGRKVAREDRKKRKELWYRA